One Nicotiana sylvestris chromosome 12, ASM39365v2, whole genome shotgun sequence genomic window carries:
- the LOC104227934 gene encoding IQ domain-containing protein IQM3-like — MEVKTHALSAFDFNSQPPYNSYIEQSELRASDILSSDMSASSNDGEYCERSVSNAAMKVQKVYRSYRTRRMLADSAVVAEVLWWQAIDYARLNHSTISFFNFLKPETASSRWNRISLNASKVGKGLSKDAKAQKLAFQHWIEAIDPRHRYGHNLHIYYEEWCKTDSGQPFFFWLDLGDGKKVDLKECPRSKLQKQSIKYLGPQEREHYEYIVVEGRIVHAKTGNLLDTTKGLPGAKWIFVMATSKRLYAGEKKKGMFHHSSFLAGGATSAAGRLVVEDGRVMSISAYSGHYRPTEDRLDSFLSFLNENGVNLDEVEIGKANEAYESYDDGMSIESGSAYECSALSDSASQVDFPKEEEESLPLESAGNLVAQTSKYNRSLSGGLQIPIADMPKTAILRRMHSEKSKKSYHLGHQLSVSWSTGAGPRIGCVADFPAELRWQALELTNLSPRPCSV; from the exons ATGGAAGTGAAAACTCACGCTCTTTCTGCTTTTGATTTCAACTCTCAGCCTCCGTACAACTCCTATATAGAACAATCGGAGCTCCGTGCTTCCGATATTTTGAGCTCCGACATGTCCGCTTCTTCCAATGACGGGGAATATTGCGAGCGGTCTGTTTCAAATGCTGCCATGAAAGTGCAGAAGGTTTACAGGAGTTACCGCACGCGGCGCATGTTAGCGGACTCTGCCGTCGTTGCTGAAGTACTCTG GTGGCAAGCCATAGATTATGCTCGATTGAATCACAGTACAATTTCTTTCTTCAATTTCTTGAAACCAGAAACGGCATCTTCCCGGTGGAATCGCATAAGCTTAAATGCTTCCAAG GTTGGTAAGGGTCTGTCAAAAGATGCCAAAGCTCAGAAATTGGCATTTCAACACTGGATTGAAGCA ATTGACCCACGCCATCGTTATGGGCATAACTTGCATATTTATTATGAAGAATGGTGTAAAACTGACTCTGGTCAGCCCTTCTTCTTTTG GTTGGATCTTGGAGATGGCAAAAAGGTTGATCTCAAAGAATGTCCGAGATCTAAGCTTCAGAAGCAAAGTATCAAGTACCTTGGACCT CAAGAAAGAGAACATTATGAATATATCGTTGTTGAAGGGAGAATTGTGCATGCAAAAACTGGAAATCTTCTTGATACTACTAAAGGGTTGCCAGGGGCAAAGTGGATTTTTGTGATGGCCACGTCAAAAAGACTCTATGCTGGTGAA AAAAAGAAAGGAATGTTTCATCATTCCAGCTTTCTTGCTGGTGGGGCTACTTCAGCGGCTGGAAGACTAGTGGTAGAGGATGGAAGAGTTATG TCTATTTCAGCATATAGTGGACATTATCGGCCAACGGAAGATAGACTTGATAGCTTTTTATCATTTCTCAATGAAAATGGGGTCAACCTGGATGAAGTCGAG ATAGGGAAGGCAAATGAAGCCTATGAAAGCTATGATGATGGGATGTCTATTGAAAGTGGCTCAGCATATGAATGTTCAGCTCTATCAGATTCTGCTTCTCAAGTTGATTTTCCAAAGGAAGAGGAAGAAAGCCTTCCCTTGGAATCAGCTGGAAATCTGGTAGCTCAAACGAGTAAGTATAACCGATCGCTCTCAGGTGGTCTTCAGATCCCAATAGCAGATATGCCAAAGACTGCAATACTGCGAAGGATGCATTCCGAGAAGTCCAAGAAGTCGTATCACCTGGGGCATCAACTTTCCGTGTCGTGGTCAACAGGTGCTGGACCAAGAATTGGCTGTGTTGCTGACTTCCCTGCTGAGCTAAGATGGCAGGCCTTGGAACTGACTAACCTCTCACCTAGACCTTGTTCTGTATGA
- the LOC138883833 gene encoding uncharacterized protein: MSAISLRGILETNKLVGPNFDDWYRNLRIVLMHEKLIHVIDKPAKEVPDENDDDATKIYQKYLEECLTTKCIILASMNSELQRKHQDMDPTAIIEHLKKMFGTQSRTARYQLSKALFVSKLTGNSPVGPYVNRMIDPIEELEKLGCKLGKELSQDLILQSLSEFFS; the protein is encoded by the coding sequence ATGTCTGCTATATCACTACGTGgaatacttgagaccaacaagttggtaggaccaaactttgatgattggtacagaaatttgagaattgttctcatgcatgaaaagcttattcatgtgatcgataagcctgcCAAGGAAGTCCCAGATGAGAATGATGATGATGCCACCAAGATTTATCAGAAATACTTGGAAGAATGTCTTACTACCAAATGcatcattctcgcttctatgaATTCTGAACTACAGAGGAAACATCAGGATATGGATCCAACTGCAATCATTGAACATCTTAAGAAGATGTTTGGTACACAAAGCAGGACAGCTAGATACCAGCTATCTAAGGCTTTATTTGTATCCAAATTGACTGGAAACTCTCCAGTTGGACCCTATGTCAATCGTATGATTGATCCTATTGAAGAACTTGAGAAGTTGGGGTGCAAACTGGGTAAAGAGCTTTCTCaagatttgatcttgcagtcaCTATCAGAATTCTTTTCATAA